A single genomic interval of Chryseobacterium paludis harbors:
- a CDS encoding metallophosphoesterase, translating to MTRKTFLKRLMQASVIGAFPALYSWQVEPFWVEFVERKLPIKNLPEALEGKILMQISDLHVGNRFDWKFLIESFEKARPFKPDFVVYTGDFVNHGTLQEQNDLRVVMENAVYGSLGTFGILGNHDYGPTWNDIGLSRSICGVLNDFGIEMLNNEQREKNGLNFIGFEDLTSPNFDPMQVMKDYDPLKANLVLCHNPDVCDKDIWNNYKGWILSGHTHGGQCRIPGVITPILPVKNKKYVSGEINLKDGRMLYINRAIGHSYQVRFMVRPEITVFTLTNS from the coding sequence ATGACAAGAAAAACATTTTTAAAAAGACTTATGCAGGCTTCAGTAATCGGGGCATTCCCAGCATTGTATTCGTGGCAGGTAGAACCTTTTTGGGTAGAATTTGTTGAAAGAAAACTTCCGATTAAAAACTTACCCGAAGCACTGGAAGGCAAAATATTAATGCAGATTTCAGATTTACATGTGGGAAATCGCTTTGACTGGAAATTTCTTATTGAATCTTTTGAAAAAGCACGACCGTTCAAGCCTGACTTTGTAGTCTATACCGGGGATTTTGTGAACCACGGAACTTTACAGGAACAAAATGATTTAAGAGTGGTAATGGAGAACGCTGTTTATGGCAGTTTAGGAACTTTTGGGATTTTAGGAAACCATGATTATGGACCGACCTGGAATGATATAGGGCTTTCACGAAGTATCTGTGGGGTTTTAAATGATTTTGGAATTGAGATGCTTAATAATGAACAACGAGAAAAGAACGGTCTTAATTTTATCGGATTTGAAGATCTTACTTCTCCCAATTTCGACCCAATGCAGGTAATGAAAGATTATGACCCTTTAAAAGCTAACCTTGTTCTCTGCCATAATCCTGATGTATGCGACAAAGATATCTGGAATAATTACAAAGGCTGGATTTTAAGTGGACATACCCATGGAGGTCAATGTCGGATTCCCGGGGTGATTACTCCTATACTTCCCGTGAAAAATAAAAAATATGTCTCTGGAGAAATCAATTTAAAAGATGGAAGGATGCTTTATATCAATCGGGCTATTGGACATTCTTACCAGGTTCGTTTTATGGTTCGCCCGGAAATTACAGTTTTTACTTTAACAAATTCTTAG
- a CDS encoding Coq4 family protein, with amino-acid sequence MIPKMENHDVHHLITGCGTNFEDEIAMQFLLLGNGKINAHLLAAIVLGTLILPEYSKMYLQAYKKGKNMRPFHHWDFEALLWQNFENLKDFIQQKNIITHY; translated from the coding sequence ATGATCCCAAAAATGGAAAATCATGATGTACATCATCTTATTACTGGATGTGGAACCAACTTTGAAGATGAAATTGCGATGCAATTCCTACTTCTAGGAAACGGAAAGATCAATGCTCACCTTTTGGCAGCAATTGTATTAGGAACATTGATATTACCGGAATATTCTAAAATGTACCTGCAGGCATATAAAAAAGGCAAGAATATGAGGCCTTTTCACCATTGGGATTTTGAAGCTTTATTGTGGCAAAACTTCGAAAATCTGAAAGATTTCATTCAACAAAAAAATATAATAACCCATTATTAA
- the clpX gene encoding ATP-dependent Clp protease ATP-binding subunit ClpX produces the protein MNSNQCSFCGRKRNEVQMLISGQNGFICENCIEQAHSIVKDSATKTEFSPAENIDTLKKPKEIKEFLNQYVIGQDQAKKQLSIAVYNHYKRLLHAQEENREVELEKSNIIMIGETGTGKTLLAKTIARELNVPFCIVDATILTEAGYVGEDVESILSRLLMVADYDVEKAEKGIVFIDEIDKIARKSDNPSITRDVSGEGVQQGLLKLLEGSIVNVPPQGGRKHPDQKYIQVNTQNILFIAGGAFDGIKEIIERRMNKQAIGFSSEKINNVDEDEYVLTNINAIDLRSFGLIPELLGRFPIITYLDKLTKETMVRIMKEPKNSIVNQFVELFKMDGTELVFTDGAIEKIVDETLDKGLGARGLRGTTEKVLEDHMFAIGEEKKIILTEDNIIIK, from the coding sequence ATGAATTCAAACCAATGTTCTTTCTGTGGCAGAAAAAGAAATGAAGTGCAGATGCTTATTTCTGGTCAGAACGGCTTTATTTGTGAAAATTGTATAGAGCAGGCTCACTCCATTGTTAAAGACAGTGCTACTAAAACTGAATTTTCACCGGCAGAAAACATAGATACCCTGAAAAAGCCAAAAGAAATTAAAGAATTTCTTAATCAATATGTGATCGGACAGGATCAGGCAAAAAAACAGCTTTCGATTGCAGTTTACAATCACTATAAAAGATTACTTCATGCTCAGGAAGAAAATAGAGAAGTTGAGCTTGAAAAATCAAACATAATAATGATTGGTGAAACAGGAACGGGAAAAACATTATTAGCAAAGACAATAGCTCGAGAGCTTAATGTCCCGTTTTGTATAGTAGATGCGACAATTTTGACCGAAGCAGGTTATGTCGGAGAAGATGTGGAAAGTATCTTATCAAGGCTGCTTATGGTGGCAGATTATGATGTTGAAAAAGCGGAAAAAGGAATTGTATTTATCGATGAGATCGATAAAATAGCCAGAAAATCTGATAATCCAAGTATTACAAGAGATGTTTCCGGGGAAGGGGTTCAACAGGGTTTGTTGAAGCTATTAGAAGGAAGTATTGTAAATGTTCCACCTCAGGGAGGTAGAAAACATCCGGATCAGAAATACATCCAGGTAAACACACAAAATATATTATTTATTGCTGGTGGAGCCTTTGATGGTATTAAAGAAATTATTGAAAGGAGAATGAACAAACAGGCGATAGGTTTCAGCTCCGAAAAAATAAACAACGTGGATGAAGATGAATATGTATTAACAAATATTAATGCAATTGATCTACGTTCTTTCGGATTAATTCCCGAACTTTTGGGAAGATTTCCAATCATAACGTATCTTGATAAACTTACCAAAGAAACAATGGTACGCATTATGAAGGAACCGAAAAACTCAATTGTAAACCAGTTTGTAGAGCTCTTTAAAATGGATGGCACGGAATTGGTATTCACTGATGGTGCTATTGAAAAAATTGTAGATGAAACTTTGGACAAAGGATTGGGAGCCAGAGGACTTAGGGGAACAACCGAAAAAGTATTGGAAGACCATATGTTTGCAATAGGTGAAGAGAAAAAAATAATATTAACGGAAGATAATATTATTATTAAATAA
- a CDS encoding signal peptidase has protein sequence MKALNKLIYGLFLFAVFLVNAQGSSGPGGGQPPQPGDGGGSVGPGAAPIDMYVYALSIIAVLLIVFFTKKYKNQKI, from the coding sequence ATGAAAGCTTTGAATAAATTAATATATGGTCTTTTCCTTTTTGCTGTTTTCTTGGTCAATGCACAAGGAAGTTCAGGTCCAGGAGGAGGGCAGCCTCCACAACCAGGTGATGGTGGTGGGAGTGTAGGTCCGGGAGCTGCTCCAATTGATATGTATGTATATGCGTTGTCAATAATAGCAGTCTTACTTATTGTATTTTTCACCAAAAAGTACAAAAACCAGAAAATATAA
- a CDS encoding HIT family protein has product MSTIFTKIINGDIPSYKIAEDEDFIAFLDAMPLVKGHTLVVPKKEVDLIFDLESEEYKNLWAFSQKVAKQIKIAIPCIRVGVAVVGLEVPHAHIHLIPLNKVEDMNFRNERLKLTDEEYIEIRNSIINS; this is encoded by the coding sequence ATGAGTACTATATTTACAAAAATCATTAACGGTGACATTCCTTCGTATAAAATTGCAGAGGATGAGGATTTTATAGCATTTTTAGATGCTATGCCATTAGTGAAAGGACATACATTGGTTGTTCCTAAAAAAGAAGTCGATCTTATTTTTGATTTAGAAAGCGAAGAGTATAAAAATCTGTGGGCATTTTCTCAGAAAGTGGCAAAACAGATTAAAATTGCAATTCCATGTATTAGAGTAGGTGTTGCGGTAGTAGGATTAGAAGTTCCTCATGCGCATATTCATCTGATCCCATTAAATAAAGTGGAGGATATGAATTTCAGAAATGAAAGATTAAAATTAACGGACGAAGAGTACATCGAAATTCGAAACTCAATTATTAATTCTTAA
- a CDS encoding winged helix-turn-helix domain-containing protein: MIKINQLNKEFESRVRLGIMSVLMVNDWVDFSEMKSLLEITDGNLASHSNALEKAGYIEVKKEFVGKKPKTSYRVTQNGRLAFTEHLDALEKLIGR; this comes from the coding sequence ATGATTAAAATAAATCAGCTCAATAAAGAATTCGAAAGTCGCGTAAGACTAGGCATTATGTCTGTCCTTATGGTCAACGACTGGGTTGATTTCTCAGAAATGAAAAGTTTATTGGAAATTACAGATGGTAATTTAGCGAGTCATAGTAATGCGTTAGAAAAAGCTGGATATATAGAGGTGAAGAAAGAATTTGTAGGAAAAAAACCAAAAACATCATACAGAGTGACCCAAAATGGAAGACTGGCTTTCACAGAACATTTGGATGCACTGGAAAAATTAATAGGACGTTAG
- a CDS encoding phage tail protein, with the protein MEEYMGIVKLFAGNFAPRNWMLCDGRLLSISNNSALFSLLGTTYGGDGVTTFALPNLIGRMALGAGSASGKSYPIGIIAGSDTTTLQQQNMPSMIGFQLKVANKNANSSTPTSSSAIAITGTQVGRDFNAVPSYVNDSPDTVINPQSISYMGQNLPVNNMPPFLGLNYIICVAGIYPPRD; encoded by the coding sequence ATGGAAGAATACATGGGCATAGTAAAACTATTTGCAGGAAATTTTGCACCAAGAAATTGGATGCTCTGCGATGGAAGACTGCTAAGCATCTCAAATAACAGCGCTTTATTTTCTTTGTTAGGAACAACATATGGCGGAGATGGAGTAACTACCTTTGCTTTACCAAACTTAATTGGACGTATGGCATTAGGAGCAGGTAGCGCAAGTGGTAAATCTTATCCAATAGGTATTATAGCGGGGAGTGATACCACAACCCTGCAACAACAAAACATGCCAAGCATGATAGGGTTCCAGTTGAAAGTGGCCAACAAAAACGCCAATTCATCAACTCCAACATCATCATCGGCTATTGCAATAACAGGAACACAGGTCGGAAGAGATTTCAACGCAGTACCTAGTTATGTAAATGACAGTCCAGACACTGTAATCAATCCTCAATCAATCTCTTATATGGGACAAAACCTTCCTGTTAATAATATGCCGCCTTTTCTTGGGCTGAATTATATTATCTGTGTTGCAGGAATATACCCTCCAAGAGATTAA
- a CDS encoding S8 family peptidase, translating to MSILGSAKDNIGLSGTAYNATEMKGFLEWTTSSYNRVAAVTRSINASQAGDIILYEMQTGGQNSNYVLAEYNNVVWDLTKAATDSGIIIIAAAGNGNENLDNSFYSAYNARGNSGAIVVGAGSDTSQHSRLSFSTYGSRVNVQGWGQNVLAAGYGSWAKYDNDNNRTYTLFNGTSSATPIVASAAILIQSFNFQQTGQYLSPSEMRNILISTGIPQGGNLTTKIGPLPNIKAAIEYLESSRTTLSSKTMTLSPLKVEIYPNPASNFISIRNSEDKEVNFEIFNMMGQLVSKGTILTDKKIDISNLPKGNYLIHSTDGQRRVVEKFIKQ from the coding sequence ATGAGTATCCTTGGTTCAGCAAAAGATAATATCGGACTTTCGGGGACAGCATATAACGCAACAGAAATGAAGGGTTTTCTGGAATGGACTACAAGTTCATACAATAGAGTGGCTGCTGTTACACGTTCAATAAATGCGTCTCAGGCTGGAGACATTATTTTATATGAAATGCAAACTGGAGGACAGAATTCCAATTATGTTCTTGCTGAATATAATAATGTTGTCTGGGATCTGACAAAAGCAGCAACTGATTCAGGAATTATTATCATAGCCGCTGCAGGAAATGGAAATGAAAATCTGGATAATTCCTTTTATTCGGCTTACAATGCAAGGGGAAATAGTGGTGCGATCGTTGTCGGAGCCGGCTCGGATACATCTCAACATTCCAGATTAAGCTTCAGCACGTATGGTTCAAGAGTAAATGTACAGGGTTGGGGTCAAAATGTTCTAGCCGCGGGTTATGGTTCTTGGGCTAAATATGACAATGACAATAACAGAACATACACTCTCTTTAACGGAACAAGTTCAGCAACACCCATCGTTGCTTCTGCTGCAATACTGATACAATCTTTTAATTTCCAACAAACCGGACAGTACCTTAGTCCTTCCGAAATGAGAAATATCCTTATCAGTACAGGAATACCTCAAGGTGGTAATCTGACGACAAAAATCGGCCCTCTTCCAAATATCAAGGCTGCTATAGAATATTTAGAAAGCAGCCGTACTACGCTTTCATCAAAGACCATGACATTAAGTCCTTTAAAAGTTGAAATATATCCTAATCCTGCATCAAATTTTATTTCGATTAGAAATTCTGAGGATAAAGAGGTCAATTTTGAAATCTTTAATATGATGGGACAGTTGGTATCAAAAGGAACTATTTTAACGGATAAAAAAATTGATATATCAAATCTTCCAAAAGGCAACTATCTCATTCACTCTACTGATGGACAAAGGAGAGTTGTAGAAAAATTCATTAAACAATAA
- the dtd gene encoding D-aminoacyl-tRNA deacylase codes for MKVVIQRVSEAHVKVDGKIVGEIGSGFMLLIGIDENDEQTDADWLVQKILNLRVFADADEKLNLSIKDISGEILCISQFTLIADYKKGNRPSFIKAAKPDKAIPLFDYFKEEIAKSGLKTESGIFAADMKVSLINDGPVTIVMDSQTKS; via the coding sequence ATGAAAGTCGTTATACAGAGGGTTTCTGAAGCTCATGTAAAAGTAGATGGAAAGATCGTAGGTGAAATTGGAAGTGGCTTTATGCTTCTCATTGGTATAGATGAAAATGATGAACAGACAGATGCAGACTGGCTGGTTCAGAAAATACTCAATCTCAGAGTTTTTGCCGATGCAGACGAAAAGCTTAACCTTTCAATAAAAGATATTTCAGGAGAAATTCTTTGTATAAGCCAGTTTACGTTAATCGCAGATTATAAGAAAGGAAACCGCCCATCATTTATAAAGGCTGCAAAGCCAGATAAAGCAATTCCTCTTTTTGACTATTTTAAAGAGGAGATTGCAAAGTCCGGATTAAAAACAGAAAGTGGGATTTTTGCCGCTGATATGAAGGTTTCTCTCATCAATGACGGACCTGTAACAATTGTAATGGACAGTCAAACGAAATCATAG
- a CDS encoding enoyl-CoA hydratase/isomerase family protein, whose product MNEFVISELKNNIAEITFGTPKSNALPGAILEKLAQTILDEGAKGEVKAILVKSEGEKAFCAGASFDELLAIEELDASTKFFGGFAKVLNAMRNCGKIVVVRVQGKTTGGGVGIACGADYCFATKDSALALTEINLGIGPFVIGPYVERKIGKSQFSAMAIDADFRTAEWAEQHNVYHSVSDNIEEMDLKLNKFLQTLASRSSDALALIKKVSWEGTDHFNELMPARIHMSASLILEDSAKKNIESIKERLRAK is encoded by the coding sequence ATGAACGAATTCGTAATATCAGAGCTTAAAAATAATATCGCCGAAATCACTTTCGGAACACCTAAAAGTAATGCACTTCCCGGAGCTATTTTGGAAAAGTTGGCCCAGACCATTTTAGATGAAGGAGCAAAGGGTGAGGTGAAAGCTATTCTTGTAAAAAGTGAAGGTGAAAAAGCTTTCTGTGCAGGGGCAAGCTTTGATGAACTTTTGGCAATTGAAGAACTTGACGCTTCTACAAAATTCTTTGGAGGTTTTGCTAAAGTTTTAAATGCGATGAGAAATTGTGGTAAAATAGTTGTGGTAAGGGTACAGGGGAAAACAACAGGTGGTGGAGTAGGTATCGCTTGTGGAGCTGATTATTGTTTCGCAACGAAAGATTCCGCACTGGCTTTAACTGAGATTAATTTAGGAATTGGTCCCTTTGTGATTGGTCCATATGTAGAAAGGAAAATCGGAAAATCCCAATTCTCTGCAATGGCTATTGATGCTGATTTCAGAACTGCAGAATGGGCAGAACAGCATAATGTATACCATTCAGTTTCAGACAATATTGAAGAGATGGATTTAAAACTGAATAAATTTCTACAAACTCTCGCATCAAGAAGTAGTGATGCTTTAGCTTTAATTAAAAAAGTATCTTGGGAGGGGACAGATCATTTTAATGAACTTATGCCTGCGAGAATTCATATGAGTGCAAGTTTGATTTTAGAAGATTCTGCAAAGAAAAATATTGAATCTATCAAAGAAAGATTAAGAGCAAAATAA
- the greA gene encoding transcription elongation factor GreA codes for MASYVTKEGLDKMKAELEQLETVERPKITQQIAEARDKGDLSENAEYDAAKEAQGMLEMRISKLKDVISVSKIIDESQLDTSKVSILTTVRLKNNATQQEQVFTLVPDNESDLKSGRISVNTPIAKGLLGKVIGETAEITLPNGNKLSFEVLEITL; via the coding sequence ATGGCAAGCTATGTTACAAAGGAGGGGTTAGATAAAATGAAAGCTGAGCTGGAACAGTTAGAAACTGTAGAAAGACCTAAAATTACTCAGCAGATAGCAGAAGCAAGAGACAAGGGTGACTTGTCTGAAAATGCAGAATATGATGCAGCGAAGGAAGCGCAGGGAATGCTTGAAATGAGAATTTCTAAACTTAAAGATGTTATTTCTGTTTCTAAAATTATAGATGAAAGCCAATTAGATACTTCAAAAGTTTCCATTTTAACGACTGTGAGACTAAAAAATAATGCAACTCAGCAAGAACAGGTATTTACTTTGGTTCCTGATAATGAAAGTGACTTGAAAAGTGGTAGAATTTCTGTGAATACACCTATTGCAAAAGGGTTACTAGGAAAAGTTATAGGTGAAACTGCTGAAATCACTCTTCCAAATGGGAATAAGTTATCTTTTGAAGTATTAGAAATCACTCTGTAA
- a CDS encoding DUF4153 domain-containing protein, with protein MKTHHYILLTTAFFIILFYDENVGLNLGILGIIYSVLTWHKTPERNKTKVFYILVLTSVLSSVAFAWYGDFPSFLAVVSSLLLLSYRSKNKRMKTLLLIPVFVVNCFTFFCRFFSFDQWLPKRNISRLWQKLFAFILIPTILIAIFFGIYSVGSDHFANLFTNIELDVNFWQLFCITILGTFIAFNYWTYTVEKLIYKQNHVLDNTFHEKDKTVKSSYSFLDLDAERMSGVISFFSLNVLLIFFIITYNYEQFYEVAKTPSQLSEETHERVNAVIMSIIMAILVIMFYFKSSFNFDPKAGLLKTLAKIWILLNAVLIISAMIKNSEYIINYGFTYKRLGVYGFLILALIGLIMTFIKIQGKKRNAFLFNTMTWYFYGTILACSYINWGGFITSQNMKRNDFVVNYHVKSINFSDKKLLEYAEEKNDKNLKKQIISKVEKEKSPTFLSKILYYETLKE; from the coding sequence ATGAAAACACATCATTATATATTACTTACAACTGCCTTCTTCATCATTCTGTTTTATGATGAAAATGTAGGACTAAACCTAGGTATTTTAGGAATTATTTATTCTGTACTTACCTGGCATAAAACACCTGAAAGAAACAAGACAAAAGTTTTTTATATCTTGGTTCTTACAAGTGTCCTTTCTTCTGTAGCATTTGCCTGGTATGGAGATTTTCCTTCATTTTTGGCAGTTGTAAGTTCCCTTTTACTTTTATCCTATAGATCTAAAAATAAAAGGATGAAAACTCTTTTACTAATTCCTGTTTTTGTAGTGAATTGCTTTACATTTTTCTGTCGGTTTTTTAGTTTTGATCAGTGGCTCCCAAAAAGGAATATTTCCAGGTTATGGCAGAAGCTGTTTGCATTTATTCTTATTCCTACAATATTAATAGCTATTTTCTTTGGAATTTATTCTGTGGGGAGTGATCATTTTGCCAATCTCTTTACCAACATTGAATTAGATGTCAACTTTTGGCAGTTATTCTGTATTACAATTTTAGGGACATTTATTGCCTTTAATTATTGGACCTATACGGTTGAAAAACTTATCTACAAACAAAACCATGTTTTAGATAATACTTTTCATGAGAAAGATAAAACAGTAAAATCAAGCTACTCTTTTCTGGACCTAGATGCCGAAAGAATGAGTGGAGTGATCTCCTTTTTCTCATTAAATGTTCTGCTGATTTTTTTTATAATTACCTATAATTACGAACAGTTTTATGAGGTGGCAAAGACCCCTAGCCAACTTTCAGAAGAAACACATGAAAGGGTAAATGCTGTGATCATGTCGATCATTATGGCAATACTGGTGATCATGTTTTACTTTAAATCCAGTTTCAACTTTGATCCAAAAGCAGGATTATTGAAAACTCTGGCTAAGATTTGGATATTGCTGAATGCTGTATTGATCATCTCTGCAATGATAAAAAATTCAGAATATATTATTAATTACGGTTTTACTTATAAAAGGCTTGGAGTTTATGGATTCTTGATCTTGGCATTGATTGGCCTGATAATGACCTTTATTAAAATTCAAGGGAAAAAAAGAAATGCATTCTTATTTAATACAATGACCTGGTATTTTTATGGAACAATTTTGGCTTGTAGTTATATCAATTGGGGTGGTTTTATAACTTCCCAAAACATGAAACGAAATGATTTTGTGGTTAATTATCATGTAAAATCCATTAATTTCAGTGATAAAAAGTTACTGGAATATGCCGAAGAAAAAAATGATAAAAATTTAAAAAAACAAATTATTAGTAAAGTAGAAAAAGAGAAGTCACCAACCTTTCTTTCAAAAATTCTTTACTATGAAACATTAAAAGAATAG
- a CDS encoding T9SS type A sorting domain-containing protein codes for MRKSLFAIGLLAISYSVQAQILCHVDANANMYVSKGTLVYSGGGLQMKGNGTIENHGNFMVAGTATDLIKTIDASNADKTETNGGGNFINKLNEPTAYASVNTNSSASTPVYTYGQLFVTGIPQANITGIVDQEFRQIRHGDYQQVGMPFFMKTPATLSAELGKTFNGVRNSKNGILHWDNTRAEWHHLPNINGIYKFADAAYAYAYWILGGNGLDVSSVTRTVKGRPLSDVDASQVSVTLQNAGTVNFGANGSSLNDYKEKYNTYIQDGFEIAAGGTAWTGNYGKNWYQYANPFLTNLDLSKIAYNEPAANGDGVNLSNIYGVRLDVSGVITNANGSSSTSYKAITFSAGVPTGDVDYMLVRPLGAFAIKLNNNSNTDVLNFSNLRRFNYYSRDANTNYNVNASRNAASSSQGTVKQLGIIALDANGAEIGKTYYVVYPNATTGNSATARTQYTASTADVVGTFEESTNGGYDNNYTAKYWLYINEANENNFKGKNVMLATYSNKIKSFKFEIRENAELVSNGTHQLSSGVGFYYKAPNGAVTEAKQGDVIPATGTEYSLYYGAPNESSARIVAGEASVVKPSRTKVVYNPDITNYIVRFDPDWKKADIEVYDMSGKLVISKKAVNTSTDFVIELNNSIKNSYVVKIVSDKGETVNTKILK; via the coding sequence ATGAGAAAAAGTTTATTTGCTATAGGTCTTTTAGCAATTAGTTATTCTGTTCAGGCGCAGATATTATGTCACGTAGACGCTAATGCTAATATGTATGTAAGTAAGGGCACACTAGTTTATAGTGGTGGAGGTTTACAAATGAAAGGTAATGGTACTATTGAGAACCATGGAAATTTTATGGTTGCTGGTACAGCAACAGACCTTATCAAAACTATTGATGCTTCAAATGCAGACAAAACAGAAACCAATGGTGGTGGTAATTTTATTAACAAGCTTAATGAACCTACTGCTTATGCATCTGTAAATACAAACAGTTCTGCATCTACTCCCGTTTATACTTACGGACAGTTATTCGTTACAGGTATTCCCCAAGCGAATATTACAGGAATTGTCGATCAAGAATTCAGACAGATCCGTCATGGTGATTACCAACAAGTTGGTATGCCTTTCTTTATGAAAACCCCTGCTACTCTTAGTGCTGAATTAGGAAAAACGTTTAATGGAGTGAGAAATTCCAAAAACGGAATACTTCACTGGGATAATACCAGAGCAGAGTGGCATCATTTACCTAACATAAATGGAATCTATAAATTTGCAGATGCTGCTTATGCATATGCTTATTGGATTCTTGGAGGGAATGGACTTGATGTAAGCAGTGTAACACGTACTGTAAAAGGACGTCCACTAAGTGATGTAGATGCTTCACAAGTGAGTGTAACTTTACAAAACGCAGGTACAGTCAATTTTGGAGCAAATGGTTCTAGTTTGAATGATTACAAAGAAAAATACAACACCTACATTCAGGATGGTTTCGAAATAGCTGCAGGTGGAACAGCTTGGACTGGTAATTATGGTAAAAACTGGTATCAGTATGCTAATCCATTCCTTACCAATCTTGACTTATCTAAAATTGCATATAATGAACCGGCAGCAAATGGTGACGGTGTCAATCTTAGCAATATCTATGGGGTAAGACTTGATGTTTCAGGAGTTATAACAAACGCAAATGGTAGTAGCTCCACATCATATAAAGCAATCACATTCAGTGCTGGTGTTCCAACTGGAGATGTTGATTATATGTTGGTAAGACCTTTAGGGGCATTTGCTATTAAGCTTAACAACAATAGTAATACAGATGTTTTAAATTTTTCTAATTTGAGAAGATTTAATTACTATAGTAGAGATGCAAATACAAATTATAATGTTAATGCAAGCAGAAATGCAGCAAGTAGTTCACAAGGAACTGTAAAGCAATTGGGAATTATAGCTCTTGATGCTAATGGTGCTGAAATTGGAAAAACTTATTATGTAGTTTATCCTAATGCAACTACAGGAAATTCTGCAACTGCTAGAACTCAATATACAGCTTCAACAGCTGACGTTGTAGGTACTTTCGAAGAAAGCACCAACGGAGGTTATGACAATAACTACACTGCAAAGTATTGGTTATATATCAATGAGGCTAATGAAAACAATTTTAAAGGGAAAAATGTTATGTTAGCTACTTATAGCAACAAAATAAAATCTTTTAAATTTGAAATTAGAGAAAATGCTGAACTAGTAAGCAATGGTACACACCAATTGTCTTCAGGTGTTGGTTTCTATTATAAAGCTCCAAACGGAGCAGTAACAGAAGCAAAACAAGGAGATGTTATTCCTGCTACTGGAACAGAATATAGTCTATATTATGGGGCACCAAATGAATCTTCTGCTAGAATTGTTGCAGGTGAAGCATCTGTGGTTAAGCCTTCAAGAACTAAAGTAGTTTATAATCCGGATATTACAAACTATATTGTAAGATTTGATCCGGATTGGAAAAAAGCAGATATTGAAGTTTATGATATGAGTGGTAAGCTGGTTATCTCTAAAAAGGCAGTAAATACTTCTACAGATTTTGTAATTGAATTAAATAATTCTATTAAAAATTCTTATGTTGTAAAAATTGTTTCAGATAAGGGAGAAACTGTTAACACTAAAATCTTAAAATAA